GATGAAACCAAACAGGCTGAACGTGAGCGCTGTCAGCACTAAAAACGACACCATCCACACGGGGTGCTGAATTTCAAAATCGACGAACATACGGGCAGTAATCAGGATTATCGTGCCCAGAATCACAGATTTAGTCGCAGCCGCACCGACATAACCAATCAGGATTTCCAGATAGGAAATAGGGGCAGAAAGAATCTCGTAAATGCTGCCCGAATACTTGGGCATGTAGATGCCGAACGAGGCGTTAGAAATGCTCTCCGTCAGCAGCGCCAGCATGATCAGCCCCGGTACGATAAACGCTCCGTAGCTCACACCCTGCACTTGATTCATGCTGCTGCCGATGGCCGAGCCGAACACCACGAAATACAACGAAGTGCTGATCACCGGCGTGGCAATGCTCTGCAACAGAGTGCGCCAGGTACGGGCCAGCTCGAACAGGTAAATCGCCTTGATGGCGTAAAAATTCATAGTCTGTACGTCCTTAAAATCGTTACGGCTGCGCTTAGCGTTCGGAAACCAGCGACACGAAAATCTCTTCCAGCGAGCTTTGGCTGGAGTGCAAATCTTTAAAGTCGATGCCGTGCTGTGCGAGCTCCTTTAGCAGTTCGGCAATCCCGGTCTGCTCGCTTTGGGCATCAAAGGTAAACACCAGGCTGTGGCCGTCGTCAGCCAACTCCAGGGGATAGTGGGACAAGCCGCTGGGGATGCTTCTCAGGGGCTGTTGCAGGTGCAGCGTCAGTTGCTTCTTGCCGAGCTTCTGCATCAAGGTGTGCTTGTCTTCCACCAGAATGATCTGGCCTTTGCGGATCACGCCGATACGGTCGGCCATCTCCTCGGCTTCTTCGATGTAATGGGTGGTCAGGATGATGGTCACACCGCGTTCACGCAGGGTCCGCACCATGTTCCACATATCGCGGCGCAGCTCCACGTCTACACCGGCTGTAGGCTCATCCAGAAACAGGATTTCCGGCTCATGGGACAGCGCCTTGGCGATCATCACCCGGCGGCGCATACCACCGGACAATTCGAAGATTTTCGCATCGCGTTTTTCCCACAGGGAAAGGTCACGCAGTAACCGCTCTAGATAGGCCGGATCGGGCTTTTTACCGAACAACCCTCGGCTGAACTTCACCGTCGCCCAGACGGTTTCGAACACCTCGTTGACCAACTCCTGCGGCACCAGGCCGATTTGCTGACGGGCTGCGCGGTAGTCTTTAACAATGTCTTTACCGCCCACCAACACGCGTCCGCCACCGGGGTTGACGATGCCGCAAATGATGCTGATCAGCGTTGTTTTGCCAGCACCATTGGGCCCCAACAGGGCAAAAATCTCGCCTTTGCGGATTTCCAGATCAATGCCCTGCAAAGCCGGATGACCGCTGGCATAGGTCTTGTTGAGTTGCTGAATAGAGATCACTGCCGACACAGGACGACCACCTTAACCGTAAAAAATTGCACAGTTTAGGGCGTCAGGCAGCTCGACGATATCCAAACAGTGCCAACGGTTACCTGATTCACCGTTTGAGTACTCAAATACGACAGTCATTGAGTACAAGTGGACTGCACTGCTAGGCTGAGCAACCACGCCATGACAAAGGAACCGATCATATGGTGCTTCGCCCGACGCTTACCGGCCTTACGCTGCTTGCACTGCTGGCGGGCTGCAGCTCAGCGCCTACCGACTCGACTCAGTGCAATGTTGAGCACCTGCAAAAAATGCGCGGCAAGCAAATCGACGGCAATCTCGTTGATGAGCTTCAGCAAGACGCCAACGCTAGCACCGTTCGTGTTCTGGCTCCCGGTGACCGCTCCACGCGGGACTTCAACCCGCAGCGCCTGAACATCGACATCGACGAAAATGAAGTCATCGTCCGCCTGTCGTGCGGCTAAGCCACTGACGCTGGCGTCCTGAGCGGGCATACTGACAGCGTCTTTCTCAAGTCTTTTTATCCATGCGCATTCACGTCACCTTTATCGATCGCGTCGGCATCACCCAGGAAGTTCTGGCACTGCTGGGTGGACGCAATCTCAATCTGGATGCGGTGGAAATGGTTCCGCCGAACGTTTACATCGACGCCCCAACGCTAAGCAGCGAAGTGCTGGATGAGTTGCGTGAAGCCCTGTTCAACGTGCAAGGCGTTCAAGCGGTCACCATTGTCGATATCCTCCCCGGCCAACGTCGGCACCTGCAGTTGGACGCCCTGCTTGCCGCCATGACCGACCCGGTACTGGCAGTGGACAGTCAAGGCCGGATATTACTGGCGAACCCAGCCCTGATTGAACTGTGTGGCTGCCAGCCCGACGGCCTGAGCATTGGGGAGCTGTTTGCAGATGAGCCGCTGCAAAAAGAGCTGCTCAGCCAAGACTTTCGTCTGCCAATGCGCGAGATCACGGTAAAGGGCCAAGCCTTGCTGCTGGATGCGCAGCCCATTACAGAAAGCATTGATATCGGCACACGCCGCCTAACAGGCGGTTTGCTTAGCCTGTATGCTCCCAACCGGATCGGTGAGCGTCTGGCCGCCTTGCACCACGACCATGCCGAAGGCTTTGATGCACTGCTAGGGGATTCAACCGCCATTCGAAACCTCAAGGCCCGCGCCCATCGTATTGCGACGCTGGATGCCCCTCTGTTGATTCAGGGTGAAACCGGCACCGGCAAAGAGCTCGTAGCCCGAGCCTGTCACGCCAGCAGCTCGCGCAGTACGGCGCCGTTTTTGGCCCTGAACTGCGCCGCACTGCCGGAAAACCTCGCTGAAAGCGAACTGTTCGGCTATGCCCCCGGTGCATTTACGGGCGCACAACGCGGTGGCAAGCCCGGCCTGCTGGAACTGGCACACCAAGGCACGGTGTTTCTCGACGAAATCGGTGAGATGTCGCCCTATCTGCAAGCCAAGCTGCTGCGCTTTCTCAGCGATGGCAGCTTCCGTCGCGTTGGCGGTGAGCGTGAAGTGAAGGTAAACGTACGTATT
The Pseudomonas mendocina DNA segment above includes these coding regions:
- a CDS encoding ABC transporter permease; the encoded protein is MNFYAIKAIYLFELARTWRTLLQSIATPVISTSLYFVVFGSAIGSSMNQVQGVSYGAFIVPGLIMLALLTESISNASFGIYMPKYSGSIYEILSAPISYLEILIGYVGAAATKSVILGTIILITARMFVDFEIQHPVWMVSFLVLTALTFSLFGFIIGVWADGWEKLQIVPALIVTPLTFLGGAFYSISMLPETWQTVTMFNPVVYLISAFRWSFFGVSDVNVGLSLAMIGGFLLLCILAVGWIFKTGYRLKS
- a CDS encoding ABC transporter ATP-binding protein, encoding MSAVISIQQLNKTYASGHPALQGIDLEIRKGEIFALLGPNGAGKTTLISIICGIVNPGGGRVLVGGKDIVKDYRAARQQIGLVPQELVNEVFETVWATVKFSRGLFGKKPDPAYLERLLRDLSLWEKRDAKIFELSGGMRRRVMIAKALSHEPEILFLDEPTAGVDVELRRDMWNMVRTLRERGVTIILTTHYIEEAEEMADRIGVIRKGQIILVEDKHTLMQKLGKKQLTLHLQQPLRSIPSGLSHYPLELADDGHSLVFTFDAQSEQTGIAELLKELAQHGIDFKDLHSSQSSLEEIFVSLVSER
- a CDS encoding I78 family peptidase inhibitor — protein: MVLRPTLTGLTLLALLAGCSSAPTDSTQCNVEHLQKMRGKQIDGNLVDELQQDANASTVRVLAPGDRSTRDFNPQRLNIDIDENEVIVRLSCG
- a CDS encoding sigma-54-dependent transcriptional regulator, giving the protein MRIHVTFIDRVGITQEVLALLGGRNLNLDAVEMVPPNVYIDAPTLSSEVLDELREALFNVQGVQAVTIVDILPGQRRHLQLDALLAAMTDPVLAVDSQGRILLANPALIELCGCQPDGLSIGELFADEPLQKELLSQDFRLPMREITVKGQALLLDAQPITESIDIGTRRLTGGLLSLYAPNRIGERLAALHHDHAEGFDALLGDSTAIRNLKARAHRIATLDAPLLIQGETGTGKELVARACHASSSRSTAPFLALNCAALPENLAESELFGYAPGAFTGAQRGGKPGLLELAHQGTVFLDEIGEMSPYLQAKLLRFLSDGSFRRVGGEREVKVNVRILSATHRDLEAMVNEGTFREDLFYRLNVLKLEVPPLRERGQDILLLARHFMQQACAQIQRLPCRLTPETYPALLNNRWPGNVRQLQNVIFRAAAICESNLVQIDDLDIAGTSVAAEQASSEINSLDEAVSEFERNLLEKLYPDHPSTRQLAARLKTSHSAIATRLRKYGIPKT